The Vitis vinifera cultivar Pinot Noir 40024 chromosome 12, ASM3070453v1 genome has a segment encoding these proteins:
- the LOC109123518 gene encoding LOB domain-containing protein 2-like has protein sequence MQRGNGSPAACAACKHQRKRCDENCALSPYFPASKTREFQAVHKVYGMSNVIKILRSIESEDERRRAADSLVWEAFCRQRNPVLGSYGEFKKVVEELKFYKSQNQQLQEAYARASELIGWNRSSNGMNTAAAGASGCRNNGLNYVNNNRNSKLDSTTAYGYPRQVQIQEETERDAASAVLVVPQQHSTNGFTQQYCFPGELSSVNGRTMDSVIWEGGS, from the exons ATGCAGAGGGGCAATGGCAGTCCAGCAGCATGCGCAGCATGCAAGCATCAGAGGAAGAGGTGCGACGAAAACTGCGCCTTGTCTCCCTACTTCCCTGCCAGTAAAACCCGAGAATTCCAGGCGGTGCACAAGGTGTACGGGATGAgtaatgttataaaaatactAAGGAGTATTGAGAGCGAAGACGAGCGGAGGAGGGCGGCTGATTCGCTTGTGTGGGAAGCGTTTTGCAGGCAAAGGAATCCTGTGTTGGGTTCGTATGGGGAGTTTAAGAAGGTGGTAGAAGAGCTTAAGTTTTACAAAAGCCAAAATCAACAGTTGCAAGAGGCTTACGCAAGGGCATCGGAGTTGATCGGGTGGAACAGATCTAGTAATGGGATGAACACCGCCGCTGCTGGCGCCAGTGGCTGCCGGAATAATGGATTGAATTACGTGAACAATAATCGGAATTCGAAGTTAGATTCGACTACTGCGTATGGTTATCCAAGGCAGGTCCAAATCCAAGAGGAAACAGAAAGAGATGCCGCTTCTGCAGTACTTGTGGTGCCCCAGCAACACTCCACCAATGGCTTCACACAGCAATACTGCTTTCCAG GTGAGTTGAGTTCAGTGAATGGTAGAACAATGGATAGTGTAATATGGGAAGGTGGATCATAG
- the LOC132254783 gene encoding uncharacterized protein LOC132254783 yields MAPKKIVSSVRVSEASEKAIDKLNAKEFRERFLIPHDVLIDLVNEEAAMPTEKGGKNAILFTKEQFNAGLRFPLPALFKEFLHFSQIPPIFIHPNLVRVLMGCSIINMLYSLDLTLLEVFFVYSLKKAKNDIFSVSAHLPSLQMVTELPDSTKGGAKGLVAVWGGWAGLSQHPSRPFSPNYTLKVPGLELRGHLVDWVEKASFACVCKLFEIDPKERAYKTLLSARNLTEVVREPQEYVINILPRKLAKDEIVPGEHYTVKELPLYQEAKEADAERRRKLLEDRDQKKTEGTIRKAPGQKRGPDSPPKKTSGKRGKLVKKHGKDAKEPTPPKEFPPPQTTYEGEVMIEEPVNAAPHSISSGPGRMSGLNHSGPSLIAAARLANVAEEAASINHPGNLNPDAAETAPLEEAGAESQSQPSDDPDRLAIVLVKEPPLKKPRLTRDLQSGLFERLQERQQEIEISCASAHDAHPDGGEVEMATETSAVPAIIPAEDASGPMCPDENMGAPIPGHELPSPSSSEEQSADDAAPASPFSYAELEAKLKQITPDWKAIKPSAKMFDMIETLVRGLRSMSQQHALFTQLLQTADYMRTFSSRHQEIENQLRLRMEEAEASLSTMREENEALRVELAEAKGQEESTAGRLHEAEGEAARLRDELSRLRTEVLNEKKQKEDLQLRLDVQKEELEREFAVEREELAADYQRQVDDTFIFGYRCCMKKNGIKRDTPSIPPSEEKKLHEKPAPR; encoded by the exons atggctccaaaaaagaTTGTTTCGTCTGTCCGGGTCAGCGAGGCTAGCGAAAAGGCGATAGACAAATTAAATGCGAAGGAGTTCCGGGAGCGATTCCTGATCCCCCATGACGTATTGATAGACCTGGTGAACGAGGAGGCGGCTATGCCTACTGAGAAAGGTGGAAAAAACGCtatcctcttcacaaaggaacaattcaacgcggggctccggttccctctgccggcgttgttcaaggaattcctccacttctctcaaATTCCCCCCATCTTTATTCACcccaaccttgtccgggtgctgatgggatgcagcatcatcaacATGCTGTACAGCCTCGACCTGACGCTACTGgaagtgttctttgtctattccctgaagaaagcaaagaatgatatcttcagtgtgtccgctcacctgccctcccttcaaatggtgacagaactgccagattcgacaaagggaggggcgaaggggctggtggcaGTCTGGGGTGGATGGGCGGGGCTATCGCAGCATCCGTCGAGGCCTTTTTCTCCGAATTATACCCTAAAAGTTCCGG gtttggaattgaggggccaccttgtggattgggtggaaaaggcaTCCTTTGCCTGTGTctgcaaattatttgaaatagatcccaaggagagggcctacaaaacattgcTCTCGGCGCGGAATTTGACAGaggtcgtccgggagccccaggaatatgttatcaacATCCTTCCTAGGAAATTGGCAAAGGATgagatagtgcctggggagcattatacagTGAAAGAGCTCCCCCTCTATCAGGAAGCTAAAGAAGCTGACGCTGAAAGGCGGCGAAAGCTCCTGGAGGATAGAGATCAGAAAAAGACtgaaggcactatccggaaggctcccggGCAGAAGCGGGGTCCGGACTCCCCTCCGAAGAAAACTTCAGGAAAAAGggggaagctggtgaagaagcatgggaaggatgcgaaggaacccactcctcccaaggagtttcctcctccacaaactacctatgagggggaagtaatgatagaggagccagtaaatgctgctccgcattctatctcaagcggccccGGGCGCATGTCGGGGTTGAATCACTCAGGTCCCTCCTTAATCGCGGCTGCGCGTCTAGCCaacgtggctgaggaagctgcatctatcAACCATCCGGGCAACCTCAATCCGGATGCAGCTGAAACGGccccgttggaggaagcgggggcagaaagccaaagtcagccttccgacgACCCGGATCGCCTGGCTATAGTCCTGGTGAAAGAGCCTCCCCTCAAGAAGCCGCGTTTGACGCGCGATCTACAGTCCGGACTCTTTGAgcggcttcaagagcggcagcaagagattgaaattagttgcgcttctgcccatgacgctcatccggatggaggcgaggtggagatggcTACTGAGACCTCAGCCGTTCCGGCAATAATTCCGGCTGAGGATGCATCCGGACCTATGTGCCCGGACGAAAATATGGGGGCTCCGATTCCGGGACACGAGCTACCCTCTCCTTCCTCATCCGAGGAGCAATCTGCTGATGATGCCGCTCCcgctagccctttcagctacgcggagttggaagctaagttaaagcagattactcctgactggaaagccatcaagccctctgctaagatgtttgatatgatagaaacg ctggtgaggggcctccgcagcatgtctcaacaacacgctctttttactcagctgctgcagaccgcagactatatgaggaccttctcctctcggcaccaagagattgaaaatcaactgcgtctgagaatggaggaggctgaggccagtctatccaccatgcgagaggaaaatgaagccctccgggtggagttggctgaggcaaagggtcaagaagaatcaactgcgggccgccttcatgaggcggagggtgaggcagcccggctaagggatgaattgagtcgactccggacagaagttttgaatgaaaagaaacagaaggaagacttgcagctgcgtctggatgtgcaaaaagaggaacttgaacgggagtttgctgtggaaagggaggaacttgcagcggattaccagagacaagtggatgatacatttatctttgggtatcgctgctgcatgaagaagaacggtataaagcgagataccccttcaattcctccaagtgaagaaaagaagctccatgAGAAACCTGCTCCCCGATAG